TTGTCTTCGTAGTGATGCTCATCTCCGGACTGATATTATGGTGGCCAAAAAACAAAGCAGCAGCTAAACAAAGATTTACAGTGAAGTGGGATGCCAGGTGGAAAAGAGTGAACTATGACCTGCATAATGTGTTCGGTTTTTATATCATCGCCATTGGACTATTGCTGGCTACCACGGGACTGGTTTGGGGGTTCGAATGGTTCAGTAAGGGCCTTTATTTTGCGACGTCGGGAGGAACAACACTGCCTGCATATGCACCGCCATTATCCGATTCTACTAAAGCAGCTAAATACAGCGAACCGGAAGATCAGGTATGGCAGCAACTGGCTACCAGGGCGCCACAGGGTGCTGCTATCAGTGTAAGTTTTGTGACCGGGAATACGGAAGCGATCGCAGCTTCTGTGAATTACAGACCCGGTACGTACTATAAAATGGATAACTATCACTTCGACCGGAATACGCTGGCAGTATTGCCTGCAGAAGGGCCTTATATGGGAGAATATGCCAAAACTAAGTTTGGAGATAAACTGCGGCAGATGAACTACGATATACATGTGGGTGCAATCCTGGGATTGCCAGGTAAGATCATCGTATTTCTGGCCAGTCTGATTTGTGCAAGCCTGCCTGTAACAGGTATCTGTATCTGGTGGGGCAGAAGGCACAAGAAAATTAAAAAGAGTCCCGTTACTAATGTAAAAGTCAGCATGAGCGCCTGATTCAATCCTCTTCAAAAAAATAAGCGTAAAAACTACATTTCAAGAGAAATAATTTCTATTTTTCAGCAGTGAGGATGTCACTGTGCTGTTGTTTTAATCCACGGGTATCATTATAACACAGGTCTATGAGTCTCAATTATTCTGCTTACTGCAGAGGGAGCCTTCTATTTCCACGTCTTTTACAATTATCATATAAAGCTCCACAAAATCATGAAGAGAATTTTTGGTATCGCCGCCGTACTGCTGTCACAACAGCTCTATGCGCAGCAACAACGGGCGCCCGCTTATCCGCTGATCACACACGATCCCTATTTCAGTGTATGGTCGCCGACGGACAATCTGAATGCCGCTACTACCCGCCATTGGACAGGAACTGAACAGTCTCTGACCGGGTTTGTGAAAGTAGATGGTGTCACATACCGCATATTAGGCGCTCCCGGACATTTGTACCGTGCACTCGCTGCTACTGCCGATGCAACACCTTACAGTGTACAGTATACAGAGAAGGCACCAGCAAAAGGATGGGAAGATCCGGCATTTAGTGATGCAGACTGGAAAACAGGCACTGCGCCATTTGAAAAAGAGCAGAAAACTACAGGCACACCCTGGTTTTCAGATGATATATGGGTACGCAGAACATTCACGGTAGAAGATACCAATGTGGATAACCTGCTGTTGAAGATCAATCATGATGACAACGCAGAAGTTTACCTGAACGGTGAACTGATATATAGCTATGTCGGATGGTTGAATCATATGTCTTACTTCCCGATCAAGGATGAAATAGCAAAGAAACTGCGTAAAGGCACTAATGTACTGGCCATGCATTGTACCAATACCAGGGGTGGCGCTTACCTGGATGGTGGTATAGTTACAGAAATAAAAGATAAATGGGGCGATAAGGTCCAGCTCGCAGAACAAAAGAGTGTGGACTTGTCAGCGACACAGACGGCCTACAATTTCACCTGTGGAAAAATAGATGTAAAACTTACGTTTACATCTCCGTTGCTGCTAAAGGATCTTGATCTGATGTCACGCCCTGTGTCTTACATATCCTATAAAGTGAAGGCCAATGATGGTCATAAACACAAGGTGGAAGTATACTTCGGGGCATCTACCGATCTGGCCGTGAATACAGGAGCACAGGAGGTGACCACCCAGCAATATAATAGTGAAGGATTGTCCATATTGAAAGCTGGCACCGTTGCGCAGCCTATACTCGCTAAGAGAGGAGATGACCTGCGTATTGACTGGGGATATATGTACGTTGCAGTACCTCAGTCAGCCGGTGCAAAACAGTATGTGACCCGGGATGGTCTGGCAGTAGGCACCTTCGCAGGTAAAGGTAAAGCAGAGAAAGTGGACAGAGGCACGCAGCTGGTGCTGAATACCTCTGTATCACTCGGTAAGGTAGATGGTACAGAGAAAGAACAGCTGTTCCTGCTGGGATATGATGACCTCTATGCGATCCAGTATTTTGAGACTAATCTGAAACCGTGGTGGAAAAAAGACGAGAGCTATACCATCGAAAAAGAACTGAAGAAAGCGCAGGATGAATATGCATCTATCATCAGCAGATGTAATGCTTTTGACAGGCAATTGTTTGAAGATACAAAAAAGGCCGGTGGAGAAAACTATGCAAAACTATGTGTACTGGGGTATCGTCAGAGTATCTCTGCGCACAAGCTGGTAAAGAGTCCGCAGGGAGAGATCCTGTTCCTGTCAAAAGAAAACTTCAGTAATGGTTGTATCAACACGGTAGATGTAACCTATCCTTCTGCCCCGTTATATTTAATATACAATCCTGACCTGATGAAGGGCATGCTGACCGGTATTTTCTATTTTAGTGAAAGTGGAAAATATACAAAGCCGTATGCAGCACATGACCTGGGAACTTATCCGCTGGCTAATGGCCAGGCGTATGGTGAAGGCATGCCTGTGGAAGAATCCGGCAACATGATCATTCTGACAGCTGCAATTGCAAAAGCAGAAGGCAATGCTAATTATGCAAAGCAACACTGGAAAACACTCACTACCTGGGCAGAATATCTGTTAAAGGAAGGTTTTGATCCGGCAAACCAGCTTTGTACAGATGACTTTGCAGGGCACATGGCAAGAAATGCAAACCTGTCTGTTAAAGCCATTGTTGGACTGGGTGCCTATGCAATGCTGGCGGACATGCTGGGCGATAAGGTATCGGCGGAGAAATACAGGGCTGCCGCAAAAGGAATGGTACCGAAGTGGATGCAGCTGGCAGACGATGGTGACCACTATACACTGGCATTTGAGCACAAAGGTAGCTGGAGCCAGAAATATAACCTGGTATGGGATAAAGTGCTGGGACTGGACCTGTTCCCCAAGGCAGTTTATGAGAAAGAGATTAAGTATTACCTGGGACGCCAGAAACAATATGGTCTGCCGCTGGATAGCCGTAAAAATTACACTAAATCCGATTGGATAGTATGGACGGCAACGCTGACTGACAAGCCATCTGAGTTCGCTGCACTTATTGATCCGGTGTATAAATATGCACAGGAAACAACCTCCCGTGTACCGATTAGTGACTGGCATGAAACAGAGGATGGTAAAATGGTCGGATTTCAGGCAAGAAGTGTAGTTGGAGGGTATTTTATGCCGCTACTGAACGCGACTATAAAAAAATAATCAAAGAGCCGTATGGCTGAAAGTGAGTGGGGTGGCCTGTCTACAATGGGTCGCCCCATCCTTATTTAAGTGTAGTAATACTACTACAAAAGAATTTCCGGAGCGGTCATATATTTGTATCAGCAACGAAAGAAGCAATACTCCTACTGTCCTAGATAATAAAAAAGGCCCCACCTTTCCCTATAAGAAATTTACTGATGAAACATCTTATTTAAAATATTTATCGCTGTATGTTATTATGACATGCAGTGTCAAGAACTTGGTTTTTATTAGGATATGGTTAGAAAGGGTTGTCATTCTTGACGACCTTTACTTTTTTATACCCCCGTCAGTTCCTGACAAATTTCCCATGATAGTATCAAATAAAAGAGCCCGCAAATATGACTTTGCGAGCTGCTTACTTTTTTGGGTAATGGATGTATGAGGTTCAATAACATGGATGC
The DNA window shown above is from Chitinophaga agri and carries:
- a CDS encoding PepSY-associated TM helix domain-containing protein codes for the protein MTVKKLIGKAHLWLGFVSGLGVFIIAITGCILAFQQEIESVTKPYMHTASKPGVTPLPPSTLKAIAVKEVTDKLPNGINYPGTDKSVSVMFYGSDPDYYYQVFMDPYTGKVIKVWSEEGDFFHFILHGHYYLWLPPKVGQPVVASVTLVFVVMLISGLILWWPKNKAAAKQRFTVKWDARWKRVNYDLHNVFGFYIIAIGLLLATTGLVWGFEWFSKGLYFATSGGTTLPAYAPPLSDSTKAAKYSEPEDQVWQQLATRAPQGAAISVSFVTGNTEAIAASVNYRPGTYYKMDNYHFDRNTLAVLPAEGPYMGEYAKTKFGDKLRQMNYDIHVGAILGLPGKIIVFLASLICASLPVTGICIWWGRRHKKIKKSPVTNVKVSMSA
- a CDS encoding glutaminase family protein — translated: MKRIFGIAAVLLSQQLYAQQQRAPAYPLITHDPYFSVWSPTDNLNAATTRHWTGTEQSLTGFVKVDGVTYRILGAPGHLYRALAATADATPYSVQYTEKAPAKGWEDPAFSDADWKTGTAPFEKEQKTTGTPWFSDDIWVRRTFTVEDTNVDNLLLKINHDDNAEVYLNGELIYSYVGWLNHMSYFPIKDEIAKKLRKGTNVLAMHCTNTRGGAYLDGGIVTEIKDKWGDKVQLAEQKSVDLSATQTAYNFTCGKIDVKLTFTSPLLLKDLDLMSRPVSYISYKVKANDGHKHKVEVYFGASTDLAVNTGAQEVTTQQYNSEGLSILKAGTVAQPILAKRGDDLRIDWGYMYVAVPQSAGAKQYVTRDGLAVGTFAGKGKAEKVDRGTQLVLNTSVSLGKVDGTEKEQLFLLGYDDLYAIQYFETNLKPWWKKDESYTIEKELKKAQDEYASIISRCNAFDRQLFEDTKKAGGENYAKLCVLGYRQSISAHKLVKSPQGEILFLSKENFSNGCINTVDVTYPSAPLYLIYNPDLMKGMLTGIFYFSESGKYTKPYAAHDLGTYPLANGQAYGEGMPVEESGNMIILTAAIAKAEGNANYAKQHWKTLTTWAEYLLKEGFDPANQLCTDDFAGHMARNANLSVKAIVGLGAYAMLADMLGDKVSAEKYRAAAKGMVPKWMQLADDGDHYTLAFEHKGSWSQKYNLVWDKVLGLDLFPKAVYEKEIKYYLGRQKQYGLPLDSRKNYTKSDWIVWTATLTDKPSEFAALIDPVYKYAQETTSRVPISDWHETEDGKMVGFQARSVVGGYFMPLLNATIKK